One Micromonas commoda chromosome 7, complete sequence genomic window carries:
- a CDS encoding predicted protein: AHLDVKPDNILVKNGVYKLGDWGRAAPVDGVGYQSFGSNGESRGRSASVLPGDFVGLDRADIFSLGATAFELARGAPLPSHGDEYQALRQGKVPALNGFSVSFQQMIAGMM, encoded by the exons GCCCACCTGGACGTCAAGCCCGACAACATCCTCGTCAAGAACGGCGTGTACAAGCTCGGCGACTggggccgcgcggcgcccgtggacggcgtcggttACCAGAGTTTCGGGTCAAACGGAGAGTCTCGCGGTCGatcggcgtcggt CCTCCCCGGCGACTTCGTCGGGCTGGACCGCGCCGATATCTTCTCGCTGGGGGCGACCGCGTTCGagctggcgcgcggcgcgccgctgcCCTCGCACGGGGACGAGTACCAGGCGCTGAGGCAGGGTAAGGTGCCCGCGTTGAACGGTTTTTCCGTGTCGTTCCAGCAGATGATCGCGGGGATGATGA
- a CDS encoding predicted protein, which yields RLVTPEELRRHDGIQEPTLWLAILGEVFDVTKGERHYGAQGGYAGFVAKDGTRAFHTGRFDTAEGLTPDVSGLPDAALLALREWADFYARDYARVGRLAPGHYHDERGEPTPARLDFDAAVERARTEKASAAANDERFPACRARWSQDTGGEVWCERDAGYPRKELTHGSNGKPRVRCACFPDEGFSDNRQLYPGCASNARRC from the coding sequence CGACTGGTCACCCCCGAGGAGCTGCGCCGCCACGACGGGATCCAGGAGCCCACCCTGTggctcgccatcctcggcgaggtctTCGACGTGACGAAGGGCGAGCGACACTacggcgcgcagggcggGTACGCCGGTTTCGTCGCAAAGGATGGCACCCGCGCGTTTCACACCGGCCGCTTCGACACCGCCGAAGGTCTCACCCCGGACGTCTCGGGGctcccggacgcggcgctgttGGCGCTGCGCGAGTGGGCTGACTTTTACGCCCGCGACTacgcgcgcgtggggagGCTCGCCCCGGGGCACTACCACGacgagcgaggcgagccgACGCCCGCCAGGTTAGatttcgacgccgccgtggaacGCGCTCGGACGGAAaaggcgagcgccgcggcgaacgacgaacGATTTCCCGCGTGTCGCGCCAGGTGGAGCCAggacaccggcggcgaggtgtggtgcgagcgcgacgcggggtaCCCGAGGAAGGAGCTGACGCACGGTTCGAACGGTAAACCCAGGGTTCGGTGCGCGTGCTTCCCAGACGAAGGATTTTCAGACAACAGGCAGTTGTACCCGGGGTGCGCGAGCAACGCTCGGCGGTGC
- a CDS encoding predicted protein translates to MNTIWHPDLLNRDPVVVKEEPDDDHHTPPAVNVEPPADDHGEDEKSEDLAGKMSTIWRPNLGRLYASVAEMEGSESEEEEKDVTKKGVKRKRGPPTKGPCEHGVKYRSNCKVCGACPHGKRRRQCKECGGSQICEHGRQRNYCKECGGSQMCEHGRRRSQCKECGGSQICVHDRVRSKCKECGGASICEHGRQRSQCKECGGTSICEHGRQRSHCKECGGTSICVHNRQRRYCKECGGSQICEHDRIRSRCKECKK, encoded by the coding sequence atgaACACCATCTGGCACCCAGACTTGTTGAACAGGGATCCCGTCGTCGTTAAGGaagagcccgacgacgaccaccacaccccccccgccgtcaacgtcgaacctcccgcggacgaccaTGGGGAAGACGAAAAGTcggaggatctcgcgggGAAGATGTCGACGATTTGGCGACCCAACCTCGGCCGGCTGTacgccagcgtcgccgagatggagggaTCGGAgagcgaagaggaggagaaggatgtgacgaagaagggcgtgaagcggaagagaggccctcccacgaaggggccatgcgagcacggggtgaagtacCGGTCGAATTGCAAGGTGTGCGGtgcttgtccgcacgggaagAGGCGCCgtcagtgcaaggagtgcggtgggtctcaaatctgcgagcacggccgtcagcgcaactactgcaaggagtgcggcgggtctcaaatgtgcgagcacggtcgtcgccgctctcagtgcaaggagtgcggtgggtctcaaatctgcgtgCACGATCGTGtacgctctaagtgcaaggagtgcggcggggcatcaatatgcgagcacggccgtcagcgctctcagtgcaaggagtgcggcgggacatcaatctgcgagcacggccgtcagcgctctcatTGCAAGGAGTGTGGCGGGACATCAATATGCGTGCACAATCGTCAGCGTCgttactgcaaggagtgtggcgggtctcaaatctgcgagcacgatCGTAttcgctctcggtgcaaggagtgcaaGAAATAG
- a CDS encoding predicted protein, whose product MTATWWPNLEDILELRVADPLLTLPGEDDGEERATKRKRGASDGRCEHGSRWRSKCKTCSACPHGRHRYLCVECGGIAVCEHDRERESCAECGGSGICTHGRRRSTCVDCGGKGICAHGRHRSRCQECRAGVAA is encoded by the exons ATGACCGCCACTTGGTGGCCGAACCTCGAGGATATCCTCGAGCTCCGGGTCGCTGACCCTCTCCTGACCCTcccgggcgaggacgacggggaggagcgggcgacgaagcggaagaggggcgcgagcgacgggcgaTGCGAGCACGGGTCGAGATGGAGGTCCAAGTGCAAGACGTGCAGCGCCTGTCCGCACGGTCGTCACAGGTACCTGTGCGTCGAGTGCGGCGGAATCGCGGTGTGCGAGCacgatcgcgagcgcgagtcgTGCgcggagtgcggcgggtccgggATATGCACCCACGGCCGCAGGCGCTCCACCTGCGTGGACTGCGGCGG GAAGGGCATATGCGCGCACGGTCGGCATCGGTCCAGGTGCCAGGAGTGCcgggcgggcgtcgccgcgtga
- a CDS encoding predicted protein: MEGQDASPILYVNGKRHVMPEGKAEQTLLAYLRGLGLSGTKLGCGEGGCGACTVMVSNYDRAKGEVQHRAVNACLTPLYACEGTHVITVEGLGTKRGGLHPVQTALAHAHGSQCGFCTPGFVMSMYALLRSKKTKPTELEIEEALGGNLCRCTGYRPILEGFRTFARNAPDSAYSGETINGSDSTPICPSTGQPCTNGCGDTPAAKALGAAEDDPVTAVREPIFPPELKRRVPTPLALPGAIATWHRPTTLAGLLALKKAHPDARLVCGNTEVGVEVKFKNMKYPVIVAPTHVPELTEVTIAEDSLVLGASVTLTTLLNTCETLTLTLGPVRTSGLVAIKEQLRWFAGPQVRNVSSVGGNVCTASPISDLNPLWIACGATFEIESLDRGARRVAARDFFKGYRSTDLKPDEVLTAVALPLTEKGEYVREFKQSHRREDDIAIVTAGMRAKFDVVDNVPTVAEIAFGFGGMSFKTVSCPKTSAALAGKPWTDETLKLALATLPKDLPMSPDVPGGMCEFRRSLANSFMFKFYVDCCRRLEADGLVTDAVYSAAGLDEADLSAADRFHRPFPRGAQYTQVRDGSTVGQPTMHQSAEVQVTGEAEYADDIAKPAGMLHAALVLSTVPHGKILDIDPAAALATPGVHGFFSAKDVPNNVIGPAVLDEEVFASEYVTCVGHPVGIVVADTQDIALEASRLVRVKYEELPAILNIDEAIAADSYHTWPGFTDHGIEDGDVDAAMAECEAAGRVVEGDARCGGQEHFYLEPMVSLVWCGDNDDLITISSTQAPQKHQKLISSALKIPCNRVVCKTKRLGGGFGGKETRAAFLNVCAAIPAFHMRKPISLVLDRHVDMAITGQRHAFLGKYKVGYSPEGKILALDMMLYNNAGNSLDLSAAIMDRAIFHSDGAYKIPNVRVHGRCCKTNLPSNTAFRGFGGPQGVIFAEMWMDRVARKLGQPAEKIRHVNLYEEGETCHFGQVMESSQLRACWDEAVAKADVDSRRAAADAFNAANKHRKRGIAATPVKFGISFTALFMNQAGALVHCYLDGTVLVTHGGVEMGQGLHTKVAQICAAELGIETDSVYIAETSTDKVPNASPTAASASSDLYGAAVTDACRQLNERLAPVKAQLGPEKSKDFKEVCTAAYFARIDLSAHGWYTTPDLVWQWDGTKGRPFNYFCFGAAVSEVEIDTLSGDVNLLRTDIVMDCGDSINPALDVGQVEGGFVQGMGWVALEELKYGDPDHKWIRPGTLFTAGPGTYKIPTANDIPLEFNVTLLHNAPNPRAVASSKAVGEPPFLLANSVFFAIKDAVCAARAGNGLDTDITMDSPATPERVRMACGGPISDVFYDSTNAPVYRAKLTC; this comes from the exons ATGGAGGGCCAGGATGCCAGTCCGATTCTCTACGTCAACGGCAAGCGTCACGTCATGCCCGAGGGCAAGGCCGAGCAGACGCTGCTCGCCTACCTCCGAG GCCTCGGGCTGAGCGGCACCAAACTCGGGTGCGGTGAgggcggatgcggcgcgtGCACCGTAATGGTCAGCAATTACGACCGAGCCAAGGGCGAGGTGCAGCATCGCGCCGTCAACGCGTGCCTCACCCCGCTCTACGCGTGCGAGGGGACGCACGTGATCACCGTGGAGGGGCTCGGTACCAAGCGCGGGGGTCTGCATCCCGTGCAGACggccctcgcgcacgcgcacggcTCCCAGTGCGGCTTCTGCACCCCGGGTTTCGTCATGAGCATGTACGCGCTGCTCAGATCCAAAAAGACCAAACCCACCGAGCTCGAGATCGAGGAGGCCCTGGGCGGTAACCTGTGCAGGTGCACGGGGTACAGGCCCATCCTGGAGGGGTTCAGAACGTTCGCGAGGAACGCCCCGGATTCGGCGTACTCCGGCGAGACCATCAACGGC TCCGACTCGACTCCCATCTGCCCCTCCACCGGACAGCCGTGCACAAACGGCTGCGGCgacacccccgccgccaaggccctcggcgcggccgaggacgacccggTCACCGCCGTTCGTGAACCCATCTTCCCGCCCGAGCTCAAGCGAAGGGTCCCTACGCCGCTCGCGTtgcccggcgcgatcgccacGTGGCACAGGCCCACCACCCTGGCGGGGCTGCTCGCGCTCAAAAAGGCCCACCCCGACGCCAGGCTGGTGTGCGGCAACACCGAGGTGGGCGTGGAGGTCAAGTTTAAGAACATGAAATAtcccgtcatcgtcgccccgACGCACGTTCCGGAGCTGACCGAGGTGACCATCGCCGAGGACAGTCTGGTGTTGGGCGCGAGCGTGACGCTGACGACGCTGCTCAACACGTGCGAGACGCTGACGCTGACACTCGGCCCTGTGCGCACGAGCGGGCTCGTCGCCATCAAGGAGCAGCTGCGGTGGTTCGCGGGCCCGCAGGTGCGTAACGTGTCGAGCGTGGGCGGGAACGTctgcacggcgtcgcccatCTCGGACCTGAACCCGCTCTGGatcgcgtgcggcgcgaCGTTCGAGATCGAGtccctcgaccgcggcgcccgacgcgtcgcggcgcgggacttTTTCAAGGGGTACCGCTCGACCGACCTCAAACCCGACGAGGTGCTCACGGCCGTCGCGCTGCCGCTGACGGAAAAAGGGGAGTACGTTCGGGAGTTTAAGCAGTCGCAcaggcgcgaggacgacatcgcgaTCGTCACCGCGGGGATGCGCGCCAagttcgacgtcgtcgacaaCGTTCCAACAGTGGCGGAGATTGCCTTCGGGTTCGGAGGCATGAGCTTCAAGACGGTGTCCTGCCCTaagacgtccgcggcgttggcTGGCAAACCGTGGACCGACGAGACGTTAAAActggcgctggcgacgtTGCCGAAGGATCTCCCGATGTCTCCAGACGTGCCAGGTGGCATGTGTGAGTTCCGCAGGTCCCTCGCCAACTCGTTCATGTTCAAGTTCTACGTCGACTGCTGCCGCAGGCTCGAGGCTGACGGCCTGGTGACGGACGCCGTATAttccgccgcgggtttggaCGAAGCCgacctctccgccgccgataGATTCCACAGACCGTTCCCCCGCGGGGCTCAGTACACGCAGGTGAGGGACGGCAGCACCGTGGGGCAGCCCACGATGCACCAGTCCGCGGAGGTCCAGGTCACCGGCGAGGCTGAGTACGCCGACGACATCGCCAAACCCGCGGGTATGCTCCACGCGGCTCTGGTGCTGTCCACGGTGCCCCACGGGAAAATTTTGGACATcgacccggccgccgcgctcgccacccCGGGGGTGCACGGATTCTTCTCGGCGAAGGACGTGCCGAACAACGTCATAGGACCCGCCGtgctggacgaggaggtgtTCGCGTCCGAGTACGTCACCTGCGTCGGCCACCCCGTCGGCATCGTGGTGGCGGATACGCAGGATATCGCTCTGGAAGCTTCCAGGCTCGTCCGGGTCAAGTACGAGGAGCTTCCGGCGATTCTCAACATCGacgaggccatcgccgcggactcgtACCACACCTGGCCCGGGTTCACGGACCACGGcatcgaggacggcgacgtcgacgccgccatggccgaatgcgaagccgccggccgcgtcgtcgagggagaCGCCAGGTGCGGCGGCCAGGAGCACTTCTACCTCGAGCCGATGGTCAGCCTCGTGTGGTGCGGGGACAACGACGACCTCATCACCATCTCGTCCACGCAGGCCCCGCAGAAGCACCAGAAGCTCATATCGTCCGCGCTGAAGATCCCGTGCAACAGGGTCGTGTGCAAGACCAAGCGCCTGGGGGGCGGGTTTGGCGGGAAGGAAACGAGGGCGGCGTTTCTCAACGTCTGCGCCGCGATACCGGCGTTCCACATGCGCAAGCCCATCTCCTTGGTGCTGGACCGGCACGTCGACATGGCCATCACCGGTCAGAGGCACGCGTTCCTGGGTAAGTACAAGGTTGGGTACTCCCCCGAGGGTAAGATCCTCGCGCTGGACATGATGCTGTACAACAACGCGGGCAACTCCTTGGACCTGTCCGCGGCCATCATGGACCGCGCGATTTTTcacagcgacggcgcgtacAAGATCCCCAACGTGCGGGTTCACGGCCGGTGCTGCAAGACGAACCTGCCGTCCAACACCGCGTtccgcgggttcggcggtCCGCAGGGCGTCATCTTCGCCGAGATGTGGATGGACAGGGTGGCGAGAAAACTTGGCCAGCCCGCGGAGAAGATTCGACACGTCAACCTctacgaggagggcgagacgTGCCACTTCGGCCAGGTAATGGAATCCTCGCAGCTTCGCGCGTGCTGGGACGAGGCTgtcgccaaggctgacgtcgactcgaggcgcgccgcggctgacgcgttcaacgcggcgAACAAGCACAGGAAGCggggcatcgccgccacccccgtGAAGTTTGGCATCTCCTTCACCGCGCTCTTCATGAACCAGGCCGGCGCCCTGGTGCACTGCTACCTGGACGGCACGGTCCTCGTCacccacggcggcgtggagaTGGGCCAGGGTCTGCACACCAAGGTTGCGCAGATttgcgccgcggagctcggcatCGAGACTGATTCGGTGTACATCGCCGAGACGTCCACCGATAAGGTTCCGAACGCGTCCCCGacagccgcctccgcgtcgtccgacctctacggcgccgcggtcacgGACGCGTGCCGCCAGCTCAACGAGCGCCTGGCGCCCGTCAAGGCGCAACTCGGCCCGGAGAAGTCGAAGGATTTCAAGGAGGTTTGCACGGCGGCGTATTTCGCTCGAATCGACCTCAGCGCCCACGGGTGGTACACGACGCCCGACCTCGTGTGGCAGTGGGACGGGACCAAGGGCCGGCCCTTCAACTACTTCtgcttcggcgccgcggtgtccgAGGTTGAGATCGACACGCTCTCGGGGGACGTCAACTTACTTCGGACGGACATCGTGATGGACTGCGGGGACTCGATAAATCCCGCGCTGGACGTGGGTCAGGTGGAGGGAGGCTTCGTTCAGGGCATGGGATGGgtcgcgctggaggagttAAAGTACGGCGATCCCGATCATAAGTGGATCAGACCCGGCACGCTGTTCACCGCGGGGCCCGGAACGTACAAGATCCCCACCGCGAACGACATCCCGCTGGAGTTCAACGTCACCCTGCTGCACAACGCCCCCAACCCGAGGGCCGTGGCGAGCAGCAAGGCGGTGGGGGAGCCCCCGTTTCTGCTGGCCAACTCGGTGTTTTTCGCGATAAAGGATGCGgtgtgcgcggcgagggcggggaaCGGTCTCGACACGGACATCACGATGgactcgcccgcgacgccggagaggGTGAGGATGGCCTGCGGAGGGCCCATCTCGGACGTCTTCTACGACTCCACCAACGCGCCAGTGTACCGGGCCAAGCTCACGTGCTGA
- a CDS encoding predicted protein, producing MGALVAAGITGTRGKDKDTARDRTGDLRMDPRLFKAAPPLSNKKLVRNALRHVCLAGAAMRTQLDEALTALDAVAPDVATVFVILFRENTSPHKYRALYALVSGDGGVDDADGVLVKIHGTGGPARVGLQWVDATMKYDSGQREFKPLATSGRLTPLTAAVTLVSKK from the coding sequence atgggcgcgctcgtcgcggcgggtaTAACCGGGACGCGAGGCAAGGACAAGGACACCGCCCGGGATCGAACCGGCGACCTGAGGATGGATCCGAGACTGTTCAAGGCGGCGCCTCCGCTGTCCAACAAGAAGCTGGTGCGAAACGCGTTGCGCCACGTgtgcctcgccggcgccgcgatgcggACGCAGCTGGACGAGGCTTTGACGgctctcgacgccgtcgcccccgacgtcgccaccgtgTTCGTCATCCTGTTCAGGGAGAACACCAGCCCGCACAAGTACAGGGCTCTGTACGCGTTGGTttccggcgacgggggcgtggATGACGCGGACGGAGTGCTGGTCAAGATTCACGGCACGGGCGGGCCGGCTCGCGTGGGTTTGCAGTGGGTGGACGCCACGATGAAGTACGACAGCGGGCAGAGGGAGTTTAAGCCgctggcgacgagcgggAGGCTTACGCcgctgacggcggcggtcacgCTGGTGAGCAAAAAGTAG